The DNA window GGGTTTTTGTCCCCTGAAGATAAACTACGCGGTATCTTTCTTCAAAAACTAAAGGGTAAGGCTGCAATCGAACAAGCTTTATCCAATGTGTGTATTGATGTGAATGTTGATATTATTGCTAGGGTATTAAACTCTGGGAATTTGAGTGGTGAAGCTATGGTTACATTTTTTAACTGGGCACTCAAACAACCAATGGTGCCGAAGGATGTTGGTACTTATCATGTCATTGTTAAGGCGCTAGGAAGAAGGAAGTTTTTAGTGTTTATGATGCAAGTTTTGGATGATATGAGGTTGAATTGTATAAAAGCTGATTTGTTCATGTTATCTATTGTTATTGATAGTTTTGTAAATGCTGGTCATGTATCTAAAGCAATTCACGTGTTTGGGAACTTGGATGATCTTGGTCTCGAGCGTGATACTGAGGCTTTGAATGTGCTTTTGTCGTGCCTTTGTAGACGCTCTCATGTTGGTGCTGCGGCTTCTGTTTTTAATTCGATGAAAGGGAAGGTGGCTTTTAATGTTGCTACGTATAATGTTGTTGCTGGTGGTTGGTGTAAGTCTGGTAGGGTGGATGAGATTGAGAGGGTTATGAAGGAAATGGAAGTTGAGGGGTTTTCTCCTGATTTTGGTACATTTGCTTTTTTACTTGAGGGTTTGGGTAGAGCGGGTAGAATGAATGAGGCTGTTGAGGTTTTCGGTAGTATGAAAGAGAAAGATACTACGACCTATAATGCAATGATTTTCAATTTCATTTCGATTGGAAATTTTGATGAGTGTATGAAGTATTATAATGGGATGTTGAGTGATAATTGTGAACCTAACATTGATACGTATACTAGAATGATTAGTGCTTTTCTCAGAATAAGGAAAGTGGCCGATGCACTTTTGATGTTTGATGAGATGTTAAGACAAGGAGTTGTGCCTCCTGCTGGGACTGTAACCTCCTTCATCAAATATTTGTGCAGCTATGGTCCACCATATGCTGCTATGATGATCTACAAGAAGGCAAGAAAATTAGAGTGTAAGATATCGATGGAAGCTTATAAGATATTGCTTATGCgcctttctaagtatggaaaATGTGGAACATTATTAAGTGTCTggcaagaaatgcaagaatgtgGGTATAGTTCAGATGTTGAAGTTTATGAGTACATCATCACTGGCCTTTACAACATAGGACAACTTGAAACTGCTGTTCTTGTTATGGAGGAGGCTTTGCGTAAAGGGTTCTGCCCTAGCAGGCTTGTGTACAGTAAACTAAGTAACAAGCTGCTTGCTTCAAACCTAACAGAGAGGGCTTACAGACTGTTTTTGAAGATTAAACATGCTCGTTCTCTAAAAAATGCGAGAAGTTATTGGCGACATAACGGTTGGCACTTTTGAACAGGCATCCTAATTGCTAGCTCTTGAAGTAGATCCTCCTGCTTGCTTTGCACATATCTGGTCTTTGGCTACTTTCTCGCAACAGTACTGATCTAGTATGTCCTTGCTTCGATTTTTTGAACAAGAGGTTATACTTACATTAAATCATTTAATGTTTCTTTTCTATACTTGTGCTTGTGATTTGGGTATCTAGGAATTTAGATTTTAATATAGCTGTTTTTTGGGAGAATAAACTGTTATAGTGTAGTCTTAGATGTTTTGTCTTTACTTTTTTCTTGTATCCATATGTCGTCATTTCTTTTGCAGTTCTATTCTTAATACTTCTTCTTATTATTCTCATTTTTTGTTTATTGAAGTAAGTCTTAAATTTGCGTAGTTGCTAATGTGAATTGCCTTCATCAAAGAAATCTTATGGTTCAATATGATTTTGAGAAATTCTAAGATACCAATTGATTGGTTTTCATATAATTCAGGGACCAAAATTGATATATTTCATATACTCTCAGACtacttattatatttattatatagtcTAGGGATTAAATTAGAGAGAGGATGATAGTTTAGAGATTAAATTGACAATATACTGTTCTcgattttgtgatttttatgaaatttagtCTATGGTTTACATAGTTGGTAATGTAAATTGCATTCATTAAAAACAACCTTACTGTTCTTATGATTTTGAGGAATTTTTATACATGTTATCTTAttctgttttgttgttgttgtcgctGTTGTGAAATGCAGCTATATGCTCGTAGGCACTTATTATTTCCTCCCCTTAGTATTGAAGAATACAATGATCGTATGCCGGCCGTGGTCCACTGTGAGGATTATTTCCTTCCCtacattgttttttatttatgatatttACATTTACTAGCAGAAAGACAGACACAGAGAATATCTATTGCAATTCTTTGGGTATTAATCTTGCATATTTTGTTCTGTAATATTGATATAAAAGTTAGATAAATAAGATACTAGTTGTTGTATAGTTGTACTGATTGTGATGATGACACTTTTACAAATTTATACTCATTTTGGGCTCATGTCACTCTAATTGGGATTTAGGAAGTTATTTTTTTCTTGCTTGGTCTAATGTTATAGGTCCCCCCTTCTCAACTCTGTTACTTACTAGTCAATTCATTAGCTTTCTATCCTAAATATACTTTGTATAACTTTATGTCCatgatattttttaatagtttgtttgaaataaaatatttatgatgATTGGGCTGTTAATCTTTTTGTCCCCAGAAATAAATCTTGAATTACACTTTTAATAGTGGAAAAAGACATCATTCAATTTCAAAGTGTGAACACGGGAAATTCACTAGGCATATTCCATACTGAATGATATAGTAAGCTTCCCCCCACCACTCCCACCCCTCTTTCTCTCTTGTACGCAAACTTCAAGTTTGAATATCCTAAAAGATTTTTCATTGTCGGAATGTTTTTCTGTCCTTTTCATTAGTTTCTGCTTCTATTCTTTTCCCTGTTTCTAAACTAAAACTTTGGTCAAGGAAGCAAAGCAACACGAGTTTGGCTTCAGGCCGCCAGTGATGTCCTGTAGGATTTTATTTATTACAACTTATTAACAACAAGAATAGTTTCTAATCTAATTACTATATGTATTGccctttttttgtttgtttgcagGATGCGTTGCTTTAGAAACTTCTAAACAATAATTTCTTATCAGATCAAGAGAGGTTAGAGACTTAGAACTGTTACTTTCAGGGTCTTGTCTTATCATTCCCCCTACCCCAAAACctgtttttcatattttttataatatttaatgggGGTTTATCTTTTGAACATTATAAAATTAACAAGTCTTATTTGCTTAAGATATCTTCCTtaactaaaatttatattttaaatgcaTCCTTATCTCCAATTCATAATCATTTATATTGTTATACTTTGTACTTGTTGTTTGGTTTTTCCTTTGTTTCAGAGGTGGAGTCATGTCCTGCTACATATTGAATCTCCCAATGGAAGTTTGCATGCATGGGCCTACAATTGAGAAACTTTGAGTTGTGTTGACCAACCTTAGTTGTTATGCctaatgtttgtttttttttttaaaaaccaaaaataaatttattaataggCATAAACTATGTCATAACtttacacaatttgttgcacggAATCACCCTCGAACTAGATTCAGCTTTAAAGATTTAGTGGACCACCCATTATATTTAAAAGTCTTTGcctaaataaaataagaaatcaGAACAAGATATGAAGATATAGAACAATATCATCCATTACATATGAAAATTCTAACCCACCTAAAATATATCATTACAAGTTAAAGCACAAAGCAAGAATGAAACGGTATCAACAAcccaatttcaaataaaaaaggaTTTTGATATGATACACTACCTCAAACAAATCTTCTCCCCATATTTTTTGATCTGTTATATTTTCATATTTCGTTATGGTTCCATATTTTTGGTGGGCAgagatttttaaatataataggtGGTATGTTATATGTTCCTAGCTTGATGATTCCTTGCAACAAAATGTGTTAAGTTGTGGCATAATAACTTAGGCctatttataaatttatctttggtctttaaaaaaaactaaaattaggcATAACAACTATGGATGGTTAACACAACTCAAGGTTTTTCCACTATTTTAGTCAATTACGGGCCCGCATGCAAACTTTCTTTCTAAGTTGTTGAAATTCTACTTTGTCTAATACAATATGTAGCAGGACCTGACTCCATCAATAAAACAAAGGAAATAAAAAACATCATGATTGTTGAGTCTTTGCTTGTATATTGTGTGATTTTCAATAATGGGTATTAAATTATAGAATTTGAATAGTTGTTGGGTAGCTTCCTTTGAAAATATGGTTAGTTTTTCTCTTCGAGGTGATATGCCAGTGAGAACTTTGGTGGGTTTCAAAACTTGATTGTCATTTAAAAGGGATAGTTATCAACAATGATGCAAGCAGAAGAGTGAGAAGCATAAATCACCTTATAGTGCTGGTTAGGAGTAACATTATTTGAATAAAAACCCTAGTGcataattaaatgctctaatgatTTATTTCTGAGCCAAAATAGGTCTTTGGAAATATTATTATGCAAAGTAAGAACAAAATCTATTTAATTAGAGAAAGTACATTCAAATATAGTTGGAATAAGATAG is part of the Vicia villosa cultivar HV-30 ecotype Madison, WI linkage group LG2, Vvil1.0, whole genome shotgun sequence genome and encodes:
- the LOC131653901 gene encoding putative pentatricopeptide repeat-containing protein At5g43820, which translates into the protein MAFRSLGLKFALHLSKPISSLLPLHQSISSLQALPTSPHLDERLILHQISQLLPIPSSKTLESESESKSKSVDGFLSPEDKLRGIFLQKLKGKAAIEQALSNVCIDVNVDIIARVLNSGNLSGEAMVTFFNWALKQPMVPKDVGTYHVIVKALGRRKFLVFMMQVLDDMRLNCIKADLFMLSIVIDSFVNAGHVSKAIHVFGNLDDLGLERDTEALNVLLSCLCRRSHVGAAASVFNSMKGKVAFNVATYNVVAGGWCKSGRVDEIERVMKEMEVEGFSPDFGTFAFLLEGLGRAGRMNEAVEVFGSMKEKDTTTYNAMIFNFISIGNFDECMKYYNGMLSDNCEPNIDTYTRMISAFLRIRKVADALLMFDEMLRQGVVPPAGTVTSFIKYLCSYGPPYAAMMIYKKARKLECKISMEAYKILLMRLSKYGKCGTLLSVWQEMQECGYSSDVEVYEYIITGLYNIGQLETAVLVMEEALRKGFCPSRLVYSKLSNKLLASNLTERAYRLFLKIKHARSLKNARSYWRHNGWHF